One segment of Cardiocondyla obscurior isolate alpha-2009 linkage group LG15, Cobs3.1, whole genome shotgun sequence DNA contains the following:
- the LOC139108609 gene encoding importin subunit alpha-3 — translation MQAVNEGTDKATEIHLNDTVEMMRIELREDASVKRKETRVSTWNKNRTNLGECSGIELFSSKYVDEKVKLLKKKRISLMDYRYLPNALIQSEENINAFLKVDQSLSGLVRDLSGNDPTLQLYAANCCCNIALGNTKACTVLGKAVVPYLIVKLESLNYALLDICIWTIGNLVAGSDKAFSILHMQHCLKYIILLLPNCDNSVLPSVTYALLHYVRAGFHEILESEMSELIQLIMKRNTLYKNPNYIWLLALLSSSSICTEHLHIVLPQIVDYLYSTLFNSDGMTQSSEITASIRILANTLHSSEERTNILVRNPKYSNEDLHLLLNKLLSHPYMHIRRETLWLLGNLYNNNSSNISQDIKNLIPFLSALNQAFSSIENSV, via the exons ATGCAGGCTGTCAATGAGGGTACTGATAAAGCTACAGAAATTCATTTAAATGACACAGTTGAAATGATGAGAATAGAATTAAGAGAGGATGCCTCAGTGAAAAGAAAGGAGACTCGTGTATCCACTTGGAATAAGAATCGTACTAACTTAGGAGAATGCTCAGGAATTGAACTATTTTCTTCTAAATATGTTgacgaaaaagtaaaacttcttaagaaaaaaagaatatctcTCATGGATTACAGATATTTGCCTAATGCTCTTATTCAG TCAGAGGAGAATATAAATGCCTTTTTGAAAGTGGACCAAAGTTTATCAGGTTTGGTGCGTGATTTATCCGGCAATGATCCAACTCTTCAATTATATGCAGCCAATTGCTGCTGTAATATTGCCTTAGGAAATACGAAAGCATGCACAGTATTGGGAAAAGCAGTTGTTCCTTATTTGATTGTGAAGCTAGAAAGTTTAAATTATGCATTActg gaTATTTGCATTTGGACAATCGGTAATTTGGTTGCAGGAAGCGATAAGGCTTTTTCTATCTTGCACATGCAACATTgtttaaagtatataattttattattacccaATTGCGACAACTCTGTTCTTCCATCTGTAACATATGCTCTCTTACATTATGTACGGGCAGGATTTCATGAGATATT AGAAAGTGAAATGTCGGAGCTCATCCAACTCATCATGAAACGGAATACTTTGTATAAAAATCCGAATTATATTTGGTTGTTAGCTTTGTTGTCTTCTTCGTCAATATGTACAGAACATTTGCATATTGTCTTGCCACAAATTGTAGATTATCTTTATTCAACATTGTTTAATTCAGATGGAATGACTCAATCCAGCGAG attacaGCATCCATACGTATATTAGCTAATACATTGCATTCTTCTGAAGAGAGAACAAATATTCTTGTGAGAAATCCGAAATATTCAAATGAGGATCTgcatcttttattaaataaattgttatcgCATCCGTACATGCACATTAGAAGAGAAACTTTGTGGCTGTTAG gaaatttatacaataataattcatcCAACATTAGTCAAGATATAAAGAATCTTATACCTTTTTTATCAGCATTAAATCAAGCTTTTTCATCAATTGAAAATTCTgtatga
- the Synj gene encoding synaptojanin-1: MAMGKGFRVYEKLDSPKPHSVILEQRGRKETLLFESQAIAVLSVEEHEFLKPKYTKLLDAYGCLGVLQLNAGENTLLYLVLVTGCFSVGKINESEVFRITQSNFVPLFYSQGAEDRVSEVRKVLNSGTFYFSWSSGQESLDITLSAQRRCKSTTTDNRFFWNRMLHIHLLRYGVDTSQWLLKAMCGSVEIRTVYVGHRQARAVLMSRLSCERAGTRFNVRGTNDDGHVANFVETEQVIYIDNEVTSFVQTRGSVPLFWEQPGIQVGSHKVKVSRGFETSTPAFDRHLDMIKKRYGQQVVVNLLGSSLIGSKEGEAMLSQLFQTHHNMSEHKDVPHILFDYHQECRGGNMKNLSKLKAKVEKYLESFSLFYAAGNTVILEQNGTIRTNCLDCLDRTNCVQTFFALEMLAKQMSLLKLMEKQQMVSRFEEVFRQMWINNGNEVSKIYAGTGAIQGSSKLMDGARSAARTIQNNLLDSNKQEAIDILLLGSTLNTELADRARLLLPSNMLHAAPNLLREMCKRYNEYVNTMNLRVSIGTYNVNGGKHFRSVVYKDVSLSDWLFDGPNKSSSLVSLQQSDNVPVDIFAIGFEEIVDLNASNIMAASTDNAKAWAEELQKVLCKDTEYVLVTYQQLVGVCLYLFVRPVHAPYLRDVAVDCVKTGLGGATGNKGAAAIRCVLYSTSFCFVCAHFAAGQSQVNERNADYAEITRKITFPMGRTLNTHDYVFWCGDFNYRVDMDKDEMKELIKQNEFDQILQYDQLRVQQQQGNVFKNFHEGPITFAPTYKYDLFSEDYDTSEKCRAPAWTDRVLWKRRKQIPDIDSPTDWNPGKLVYYGRAELKQSDHRPVIATIDIDVHCVNPEKRECVFKEVIQDLGPPDGTIIVKAVEDVEDMDSVFDNNLMFALIQDLSHIGEAILVRYVGETIWVTFRDGQCALAAAKKGMTQVCGQTLKLSLKSPDWVQLIEKEIEICSNTTVAQFTADSPLRSPMQRLEQLEITERPSPSRNSPNGVVPPPRPAPPGRPTQPPKSPALERKQVPRAGVFSVIPNQFSRPVTPPPANTIEDDDQQDERVSPDSAIYEEIPDGSPSYPVPNRPPPPLPRMDGTQELSSRPPPSSMPPPLPHRQAPPPPQHPPPSLPPSNPVPPPVPARTTGGPPIPARNPQ; this comes from the exons ATGGCGATGGGCAAGGGATTCCGCGTATACGAGAAGCTGGATTCACCCAAGCCGCACTCGGTCATACTTGAGCAGCGGGGTCGTAAGGAAACCCTGCTTTTCGAGTCACAGGCGATCGCGGTTCTCT CCGTGGAAGAGCACGAATTCCTAAAGCCGAAATATACGAAACTGTTGGACGCGTATGGATGCCTCGGTGTTCTGCAGTTGAATGCAGGGGAGAATACTTTGCTGTACCTTGTTCTGGTCACTGGATGCTTTTCCGTCGGAAAGATCAACGAGTCGGAAGTCTTCCGTATAACACAATCAAATTTTGTGCCTCTATTCTACAGCCAAGGGGCAGAGGATCGTGTATCTGAAGTCAGGAAGGTTTTGAATTCGggaacgttttatttttcgtggTCATCTGGGCAGGAATCGCTAGATATCACTTTAAGTGCTCAAAGAAGATGCAAATCAACAACTACAGATAACAGATTCTTCTG gaATCGGATGTTACACATTCATCTATTAAGATATGGTGTAGATACGAGTCAATGGCTGTTAAAGGCAATGTGTGGCAGTGTAGAAATTAGGACTGTCTATGTTGGACATAGACAAGCTCGAGCTGTACTTATGTCAAGATTAAGTTGCGAACGTGCTGGTACtag ATTTAACGTTAGAGGAACCAATGATGACGGACACGTGGCAAATTTTGTGGAAACAGAACAGGTGATTTATATAGATAACGAAGTAACATCTTTCGTTCAAACGAGGGGTTCAGTGCCGCTGTTCTGGGAGCAACCTGGTATACAAGTTGGTTCCCACAAAGTGAAGGTTTCACGTGGCTTTGAGACCTCTACGCCTGCTTTTGACAGGCATTTAGATATGATTAAAAAGAGGTACGGCCAGCAAGTTGTCGTTAATCTCCTTGGCTCTAGTCTAATCGGCAGCAAGGAAGGAGAAGCAATGTTGAGTCAGTTATTTCAAACCCATCACAACATGTCGGAGCATAAGGATGTGCCGCACATTTTGTTCGATTATCATCAAGAATGCCGTggtggaaatatgaaaaatctGTCCAAGTTGAAAGCAAAGGTCGAAAAGTACTTGGAATCATTCTCGCTGTTTTACGCAGCCGGCAATACCGTGATTCTCGAGCAGAATGGCACCATCAGAACAAACTGCCTGGATTGTTTGGACCGAACAAACTGTGTACAAACGTTTTTCGCGCTCGAGATGCTAGCGAAACAGATGAGCTTGTTAAAGTTAATGGAAAAACAGCAGATGGTCTCAAGATTTGAGGAGGTGTTTCGTCAAATGTGGATTAACAATGGTAATGAAGTCAGCAAGATATACGCAGGGACTGGCGCTATTCAGGGCAGTTCTAAATTAATGGATGGAGCGAGATCAGCAGCAAGAACGATACAGAATAATTTATTGGATTCTAATAAACAAGAAGCGATCGATATTCTATTGTTAGGCTCAACATTAAATACGGAACTGGCTGACAGGGCACGTTTATTGTTACCATCCAACATGTTGCATGCCGCGCCTAATCTCTTGCGTGAAATGTGCAAACGTTATAATGAGTACGTGAACACGATGAATCTCAGAGTGAGTATTGGTACTTACAACGTTAATGGAGGCAAGCATTTTAGAAGTGTAGTTTATAAGGATGTATCCTTATCCGACTGGCTATTCGACGGACCAAACAAATCTTCAT cGTTGGTATCTCTGCAGCAATCGGACAACGTCCCTGTAGATATATTCGCGATAGGATTTGAAGAGATTGTTGATTTGAATGCCAGTAATATTATGGCTGCTAGCACTGACAATGCCAAGGCATGGGCCGAAGAACTGCAAAAGGTGTTGTGCAAGGATACAGAATATGTTCTTGTAACGTATCAGCAGCTAGTTGGCGTCTGTCTATATCTGTTTGTACGACCTGTGCATGCGCCATATCTACGGGATGTAGCGGTAGATTGTGTGAAAACGGGATTAGGAGGCGCAACAGGGAACAAAGGTGCTGCAGCAATTAGATGCGTTCTATATTCGACATCCTTTTGCTTCGTGTGTGCACATTTCGCCGCTGGCCAGTCTCAAGTGAACGAACGTAACGCCGACTACGCTGAAATTACGAGAAAAATAACGTTTCCTATGGGTAGAACCTTAAATACTCACGATTATGTGTTTTGGTGTGGTGACTTCAACTACAGAGTCGATATGGACAAGGATGAAATGAAGGAATTGATCAAACAAAACGAGTTCGACCAGATACTGCAGTATGATCAATTAAGG gtTCAACAACAGCAGGGCAATGTCTTCAAGAACTTTCACGAAGGACCGATTACTTTTGCTCCtacatataaatatgatttattcTCGGAGGATTATGATACCAGCGAGAAGTGTCGTGCACCTGCGTGGACAGACAGAGTTTTGTGGAAGCGCAGAAAGCAAATACCTGATATTG attctCCTACAGATTGGAATCCCGGAAAGCTTGTTTATTACGGCAGAGCGGAATTAAAGCAGAGCGATCATCGTCCGGTAATCGCAACGATTGATATAGACGTGCATTGTGTAAATCCTGAGAAGCGCGAGTGCGTGTTTAAAGAAGTGATACAAGATTTGGGTCCACCTGATGGCACGATAATAGTCAAGGCGGTAGAAGATGTCGAAGACATGGATAGCGTGTTTGATAATAATCTTATGTTTGCGCTAATACAAGATCTTTCTCATATCGGCGAGGCAATCTTAGTACGTTATGTCGGCGAGACTATTTGGGTAACGTTCAGAGATGGTCAATGTGCTCTGGCCGCGGCCAAGAAAGGTATGACACAAGTATGCGGGCAAACTTTAAAACTGTCGCTGAAATCGCCCGACTGGGTACAGCTGATTGAAAAAGAGATCGAGATTTGCAGCAACACCACGGTTGCTCAGTTCACGGCAGATTCGCCATTGAGAAGTCCCATGCAACGATTGGAACAGTTGGAAATCACCGAGCGGCCGTCACCTAGCAGAAATAGTCCGAATGGGGTGGTTCCACCTCCAAGACCAGCGCCGCCGGGCCGACCTACTCAGCCACCGAAGAGTCCTGCTCTCGAGCGAAAGCAAGTACCGCGGGCAGGAGTCTTCAGTGTGATACCGAATCAGTTTTCGCGTCCGGTGACGCCTCCACCTGCAAATACAATAGAAGATGATGATCAGCAAGATGAGAGAGTGTCTCCGGACTCGGCTATCTACGAAGAAATACCTGATGGATCGCCTAGCTATCCTGTACCAAATAGACCGCCACCGCCGTTACCTCGTATGGATGGCACTCAAGAATTATCGAGCAGACCCCCGCCTAGCTCGATGCCTCCTCCATTGCCGCATAGACAAGCTCCGCCACCACCGCAGCATCCACCGCCAAGTCTACCCCCATCAAACCCAGTTCCACCGCCCGTTCCGGCAAGAACCACTGGCGGGCCACCCATTCCGGCCCGAAATCCTCAATAA
- the Galphai gene encoding guanine nucleotide-binding protein G(i) subunit alpha, producing MGCAVSTTGEKEAAERSKKIDKDLRADGERAASEVKLLLLGAGESGKSTIVKQMKIIHETGYSKEECEQYTPVVYSNTIQSLMTIIRAMGDLRIDFAEPSKADMARQFFTLASAAEEGELTGELVLLMKRLWQDPGLQRCFARSREYQLNDSAAYYLNALDRITQHNYIPTQQDVLRTRVKTTGIVETHFSFKGLHFKMFDVGGQRSERKKWIHCFEGVTAIIFCVALSGYDLVLAEDEEMNRMIESMKLFDSICNSKWFVETSIILFLNKKDLFEEKITRSPLTICFPEYKGANTYEECASYIQMKFENLNKRKDQKQIYTHFTCATDTSNIQFVFDAVTDVIIKNNLSNCGLLS from the exons ATGGGCTGCGCCGTGAGTACCACCGGCGAGAAGGAGGCCGCCGAGCGGTCCAAGAAGATCGACAAGGACCTCCGTGCTGATGGCGAACGCGCCGCCAGTGAGGTCAAGCTCCTGTTGCTCG GTGCTGGGGAGTCTGGCAAGTCCACGATAGTAAAGCagatgaaaattattcatgAGACCGGCTACAGTAAAGAGGAATGCGAGCAATATACTCCAGTGGTGTACAGCAACACGATACAAAGTTTAATGACGATAATCAGAGCAATGGGAGATCTGAGAATCGACTTTGCCGAACCTAGTAAAGCG GATATGGCGCGACAATTTTTCACCCTAGCGTCGGCCGCGGAGGAGGGCGAGCTAACCGGGGAACTAGTGCTATTAATGAAGCGATTATGGCAGGACCCGGGATTGCAACGCTGTTTCGCACGTAGCAGGGAATACCAACTCAACGACTCGGCAGCATATTACCTTAATGCACTTGACCGCATAACGCAACACAATTACATCCCAACACAACAGGATGTTCTGCGAACGCGCGTCAAAACTACCGGAATCGTGGAAACACATTTCTCTTTCAAGGGTCTACACTTCAA AATGTTCGATGTTGGCGGCCAGCGGTCTGAAAGGAAAAAGTGGATACACTGTTTCGAAGGTGTCACTGCGATTATCTTTTGCGTCGCTCTGAGTGGTTACGATCTGGTATTGGCAGAAGACGAAGAGATGAATCGAATGATAGAATCAATGAAACTATTTGATTCGATTTGCAATAGCAAATGGTTCGTCGAAACATCGATCATACtgtttcttaataaaaaagacCTGTTCGAAGAAAAAATCACCAGGAGCCCACTTACCATCTGTTTCCCAGAGTACAAAGGTGCCAACACTTACGAGGAGTGTGCCTCTTACATTCAGATGAAATTCGAAAATTTAAACAAGAGAAAGGACCAAAAGCAGATTTACACACATTTTACGTGCGCCACAGATACGTCCAATATACAGTTTGTGTTTGACGCCGTGACTGATGTAATAATCAAGAATAACTTGAGTAATTGTGGATTACTAAGTTAA